The following DNA comes from Kaistia sp. 32K.
CCGAGCAGCGGTCGAGGATGCAGGATTTGTCGAGATGGATATGGCTGTCGACGAAGCCGGGCAGCACCAGCCGGTCGCCGGCCGTCTCGCTGCGCCGGGCGGGCCCGAGATCCCTGCCGATCGCCGCGATGACGCCGTCGACGACGCCGATGTCGAAGGAGCCGCGGCCCTGCTCGGGCAGGCGGGCGTTGCGCAGGACGAGGTCGAACATCGTGCGGGCTCCAAGGCCTGATATGCGGCAGCCGGACACAAGGCGGGATTTCCGGCTGCCGGGTTCTCCCAAGCAAGTCCCGCGCCATGACCGGGCGTCCGGACAGCGAGGGTTCCGCAAAGGGCGGGCGCGGCCGGTTGTGCCGGATGGCCCCTATCGAAAGAAAGTTGCGGCCGGCGCGGGCGCAACGGAAGATGCGCGGCAGGGGCTGCCGATTCTGTCGGCTCGGGGAGGCGACATGCAGACTTTCGTGAGCGATCCGGCGCTGATGTTTCTGGCCCTGATCGCGCTCTACAGCCCGCTGGCGGCGCTTTCGTCCTATTTGCCGGTGGTCGGCCCCTACAGCCAGAAGGACCAGCTCCGGCTGGCCCTCGGCCTGTTTCGCAATGTGGCGATCTTCGTGCTCGCGGCGATCTGGATCGGCGAGCCGCTGCTGCGCCTGCTCGGCATCAGCACGGCGGCGCTGTCGATGACGGGCGGCATCGCACTTCTCTACGCCGGCATTCCGATGATGCGCGGGATTGACGAAGTCGTGCCGGAGCAAGCCGCCGCCGCCATGCCGGATGCGTCCGGGACCGTGGAGAACTGGCGGTCGGTCCTGTTCACGCCGCTGACGTTTCCGCTGACCGTCGGCGGCACCACTTTCGGCCTGATCGTCGCCTTCGCGTCGCGGGGCAACGGCGTGGCGGATGAATTGCGCTTCACCGTCGC
Coding sequences within:
- a CDS encoding MarC family protein gives rise to the protein MQTFVSDPALMFLALIALYSPLAALSSYLPVVGPYSQKDQLRLALGLFRNVAIFVLAAIWIGEPLLRLLGISTAALSMTGGIALLYAGIPMMRGIDEVVPEQAAAAMPDASGTVENWRSVLFTPLTFPLTVGGTTFGLIVAFASRGNGVADELRFTVAGLAYAVVTSVTLYAAGHLHRRVSPRMRIILSRVAGILLTAIAVTLLANGGTQLVVATLRELGVLGPGIVPAI